The Roseococcus microcysteis genome contains a region encoding:
- the lgt gene encoding prolipoprotein diacylglyceryl transferase produces MIPFPEIDPVALQIGPIAIRWYALAYIVGIVIAWRVARRLVEAAPAAGTARQMDDFVTWATLGIILGGRLVYVLVYRPAYYLQNPLEIVMITEGGMAFHGGALGVIVAALLFCRSEKLNPLAFGDRVAVVVPIGLFLGRIANFVNGELWGRPSHVPWAMIFPRDPLQLPRHPSQLYQAGLEGIALFALMLALWSVRSNRARPGMLTGALIAGYGVARSVGELFRQPDANLGFLLAGATMGQLLSLPMILVGVFLMLRARRAG; encoded by the coding sequence ATGATCCCCTTCCCCGAGATCGACCCCGTGGCCCTGCAGATCGGGCCCATCGCCATCCGATGGTATGCGCTGGCCTATATCGTCGGCATCGTCATCGCCTGGCGCGTGGCGCGGCGGCTGGTGGAGGCCGCGCCCGCCGCCGGCACGGCGCGGCAGATGGATGATTTCGTCACCTGGGCCACGCTGGGCATCATCCTGGGCGGGCGGCTGGTCTATGTGCTGGTCTACCGGCCGGCCTACTACCTCCAGAACCCGCTGGAGATCGTGATGATCACCGAGGGGGGCATGGCCTTCCATGGCGGGGCGTTGGGCGTCATCGTGGCCGCGCTGCTGTTCTGCCGCAGCGAGAAGCTGAACCCCCTGGCTTTCGGCGACCGCGTGGCGGTGGTCGTGCCGATCGGCCTTTTCCTCGGGCGGATCGCCAACTTCGTGAATGGCGAGCTCTGGGGGCGCCCGTCCCATGTGCCATGGGCCATGATCTTCCCGCGTGACCCGCTGCAACTGCCACGTCACCCGAGCCAGCTTTACCAGGCGGGGCTGGAAGGGATCGCCCTCTTCGCGCTGATGCTGGCGCTGTGGTCGGTGCGCTCCAACCGCGCGCGGCCCGGCATGCTGACCGGCGCGCTGATCGCGGGCTATGGCGTGGCGCGCAGCGTGGGCGAGCTGTTCCGCCAGCCCGACGCCAATCTGGGCTTCCTGCTGGCGGGCGCGACGATGGGGCAATTGCTGTCGCTGCCGATGATCCTGGTGGGCGTCTTCCTCATGCTCCGCGCGCGCCGCGCGGGCTGA
- a CDS encoding anhydro-N-acetylmuramic acid kinase encodes MRIVGLMSGTSLDGVDAAWVETDGERVERLGPTLTLPYDPVLRRDLRRLLELAPTLHEDDEFLAGVTARLTDAHVEAVRRVMREAARNGLPEAELAGFHGQTILHRPLRPGDARNAQGFTWQIGDAQALARATGLSVAFDFRTADVAAGGQGAPLVPIAHHALAANLPKPLAVLNLGGVGNVTWLGAQGEMLAFDTGPANGPLDDWAKRSIGRDYDRDGRLALAGEVDGAVLGRLMAHPYLAAPPPKSLDRLDFDRALREAGAHNLSPQDGAATLVAFAAVCVAVAGRHFPEPPMQWLVAGGGRRNPALMRALSAALSEPVRPVEVVGWDGDALEAQCFAVLAARTARGLPISFPETTGAPRPMVGGRVLGSLL; translated from the coding sequence TTGAGAATCGTGGGGCTGATGAGCGGGACTTCCCTCGACGGGGTGGACGCCGCCTGGGTGGAGACGGATGGGGAGCGCGTGGAGCGCCTGGGGCCCACCCTGACCCTGCCCTATGATCCGGTCTTGCGCCGTGATCTCAGGCGCTTGTTGGAGTTGGCTCCCACATTGCATGAGGATGACGAATTCCTCGCCGGCGTCACCGCGCGCCTGACCGATGCCCATGTCGAGGCCGTGCGCCGCGTGATGCGCGAGGCCGCCCGCAACGGGCTTCCCGAGGCGGAACTGGCGGGATTCCACGGCCAGACCATCCTGCACCGCCCGCTCCGCCCCGGTGATGCCCGCAACGCCCAGGGCTTCACGTGGCAGATCGGCGATGCCCAGGCCCTGGCCCGCGCCACGGGGCTTTCCGTCGCCTTCGACTTCCGCACCGCGGATGTGGCGGCCGGCGGGCAGGGGGCGCCGCTGGTGCCCATTGCCCACCACGCCCTCGCAGCAAACCTCCCCAAGCCATTGGCTGTGCTGAATTTAGGCGGTGTGGGCAACGTCACCTGGCTGGGCGCGCAGGGCGAGATGCTGGCCTTCGACACCGGCCCGGCCAACGGCCCGCTGGATGATTGGGCCAAGCGCTCCATCGGGCGCGACTATGACCGCGATGGAAGGTTGGCCCTGGCGGGTGAGGTGGATGGCGCGGTGCTCGGGCGCCTCATGGCCCACCCCTATCTGGCGGCCCCGCCGCCCAAATCCCTGGACCGGTTGGATTTCGACCGGGCATTGCGGGAGGCCGGTGCCCACAACCTTTCCCCGCAGGATGGCGCGGCGACGCTGGTCGCCTTCGCCGCCGTCTGCGTGGCCGTGGCGGGCCGGCACTTCCCCGAACCGCCCATGCAATGGCTGGTGGCCGGCGGCGGGCGACGCAATCCCGCCCTGATGCGCGCGCTGTCGGCCGCCCTGTCCGAACCGGTGCGCCCGGTGGAAGTGGTCGGCTGGGATGGTGACGCCCTGGAAGCGCAATGCTTCGCCGTACTGGCGGCGCGCACCGCCCGCGGGTTGCCCATCAGCTTTCCAGAGACCACGGGCGCGCCACGCCCCATGGTGGGCGGGCGGGTCCTGGGGTCCTTGTTGTAG
- a CDS encoding Bug family tripartite tricarboxylate transporter substrate binding protein produces MRRRSLLPILAATALPVGASAQSGWVPDRPVRLIAPFAAGGAADILARIVAEDLSPLLGQQVVVENRTGAGGAVGTESVARARPDGLTLLMASQATHGIVPNITRLSFDPATDTVPVANLAGVPAVLIVNRDLPITNFAEFAAHARARAGQLSYGSAGIGSSTHMTMALLLHMAGLDVTHVPYRGTALAMPDLLAGRIIGMTDTITSALPAIRDGRVRAIGVSSPAPLPVLPDVPPLGASVPGYEVLNWYGLAGPRGLPANIVTTLHAHMQTLLGRPAFLERLASQGAQPLPMSPEEFGTYIARDRQQWAELVRATGMTVQ; encoded by the coding sequence ATGCGTCGCCGTTCGCTTCTGCCCATTCTCGCGGCAACTGCCCTTCCCGTCGGCGCCTCGGCCCAATCGGGCTGGGTGCCTGACCGGCCCGTGCGCCTCATCGCGCCCTTCGCCGCCGGGGGGGCGGCCGACATTCTCGCGCGCATCGTGGCCGAGGATCTTTCGCCCCTGCTCGGCCAGCAGGTGGTGGTGGAGAACCGCACCGGCGCCGGCGGCGCGGTGGGCACGGAATCCGTGGCCCGCGCCCGCCCCGATGGCCTCACCCTGCTGATGGCGAGCCAGGCGACGCATGGCATCGTTCCCAACATCACGCGCCTCAGTTTCGACCCGGCCACCGATACCGTGCCGGTGGCGAATTTGGCCGGCGTGCCCGCCGTGCTGATCGTGAACCGCGACCTGCCCATCACGAATTTCGCGGAATTCGCGGCCCATGCGCGGGCGCGGGCGGGGCAGCTCTCCTATGGCTCGGCCGGCATCGGCTCCTCCACCCACATGACCATGGCGCTGCTGCTGCACATGGCGGGGCTGGATGTCACGCATGTGCCCTATCGCGGCACGGCGCTGGCCATGCCCGACCTGCTGGCCGGGCGCATCATCGGCATGACGGACACCATTACCTCCGCCCTGCCCGCCATCCGCGACGGGCGGGTGCGGGCCATCGGCGTCTCCAGCCCCGCGCCGCTGCCGGTGCTGCCGGATGTGCCGCCGCTGGGTGCCAGCGTGCCGGGCTATGAGGTGCTGAACTGGTATGGCCTGGCCGGGCCCCGTGGCCTGCCCGCCAACATCGTGACCACGCTGCACGCCCATATGCAGACCCTGCTGGGCCGCCCGGCCTTCCTGGAGCGCCTGGCAAGCCAGGGCGCCCAGCCCCTGCCGATGAGTCCCGAGGAATTCGGCACCTATATCGCGCGCGACCGGCAGCAATGGGCCGAGCTGGTCCGTGCCACCGGCATGACCGTGCAGTGA
- a CDS encoding Bug family tripartite tricarboxylate transporter substrate binding protein, which translates to MTRMTRLPRRALALAGAAALATPALATRALAQGNWPERPIRWVVPFPPAGTADILARLLGEHVSRSLGQPIAPENRAGAGGTLAANILFQGRGDTHLVMVSNFAPHGVSPTLFPGVAYDAQRDFTHLGLLGALPMVLAAHPSFPAADAAALLAAGRQQGASLTMGYGGNGTASHLIGLSLHRAAGMSPTFVPYRGSGALLNDVMAGTVPVMIDTLSAAIGHIRAGRIKALAVSGPARSPALPDTPTFNEIGVGEATGMNWFGFCTPAGLPAPIAARWVSELRTALALPAVTERLASLGVEGTNMDPAFMTEFVGTEVARWREVIRANNVTVG; encoded by the coding sequence ATGACCCGCATGACCCGCCTGCCCCGTCGCGCCCTGGCCCTGGCCGGCGCCGCCGCCCTTGCCACACCCGCCCTCGCCACCCGGGCCCTCGCCCAGGGCAACTGGCCCGAGCGGCCCATCCGCTGGGTGGTGCCCTTCCCGCCCGCCGGCACGGCCGACATCCTGGCCCGGCTGCTGGGCGAGCATGTCAGCCGCAGCCTGGGCCAGCCCATCGCGCCCGAGAACCGGGCCGGCGCGGGGGGCACGCTGGCCGCCAACATCCTCTTTCAGGGCCGTGGCGACACGCATCTGGTGATGGTGAGCAACTTCGCGCCGCATGGCGTCTCGCCCACCCTCTTCCCGGGTGTGGCCTATGACGCGCAGCGCGACTTCACCCATCTGGGCCTGCTGGGCGCGCTGCCCATGGTGCTGGCGGCGCACCCCTCCTTCCCGGCGGCGGATGCGGCGGCGTTGCTGGCGGCCGGTCGCCAGCAGGGGGCCTCGCTGACCATGGGATATGGCGGCAATGGCACGGCCTCGCACCTGATCGGGCTGTCGCTGCACCGGGCCGCGGGCATGTCGCCCACCTTCGTGCCCTATCGTGGCTCGGGCGCGCTGCTGAACGACGTGATGGCGGGCACCGTGCCCGTGATGATCGACACGCTGAGTGCCGCGATCGGCCATATCCGCGCCGGGCGCATCAAGGCGCTGGCCGTCAGCGGCCCCGCGCGCAGCCCCGCCCTGCCCGACACGCCTACCTTCAACGAGATCGGCGTGGGGGAGGCCACGGGCATGAACTGGTTCGGCTTCTGCACCCCCGCGGGCCTGCCCGCGCCCATCGCCGCCCGCTGGGTGAGCGAATTGCGCACCGCCCTCGCCCTGCCCGCCGTGACCGAGCGCCTGGCGAGCCTGGGCGTGGAGGGCACCAATATGGACCCGGCCTTCATGACGGAATTCGTGGGCACGGAGGTGGCGCGCTGGCGCGAGGTGATCCGCGCCAACAATGTCACAGTCGGATAG
- a CDS encoding histidine phosphatase family protein: MALNPIPFWFLRHGETDWNAEGRSQGRTDIPLNHVGEMQARRAARTLLGQKITTIVASPLSRARVTAETVAAALGLPIQLDPELEEVNFGEQEGQLMGDWYDGWIAGDYTPAGAESFAELRARTVRAINRATALPGPVLVVAHGALWRAFRHEAGMTANIRTPNALPLWAAPGTPWTLTPLELAPEE, from the coding sequence ATGGCGTTGAACCCCATCCCCTTCTGGTTCCTCCGCCATGGCGAGACGGACTGGAACGCCGAGGGCCGCAGCCAGGGCCGCACCGACATCCCGCTGAACCATGTGGGCGAGATGCAGGCGCGCCGCGCCGCTCGGACGCTGCTGGGCCAGAAGATCACGACCATCGTGGCCTCGCCCCTGTCGCGCGCCCGCGTCACCGCCGAGACGGTGGCCGCGGCGCTGGGCCTTCCCATCCAGCTCGACCCCGAGCTGGAGGAGGTGAATTTCGGCGAGCAGGAAGGCCAGTTGATGGGCGACTGGTATGATGGCTGGATCGCGGGCGACTACACCCCCGCGGGTGCGGAGAGCTTCGCGGAACTCCGCGCCCGGACCGTGCGCGCCATCAACCGCGCCACCGCCCTGCCCGGCCCCGTGCTGGTGGTGGCCCATGGCGCGCTGTGGCGCGCCTTCCGCCACGAGGCGGGGATGACGGCCAATATCCGCACGCCCAACGCTCTGCCCCTTTGGGCCGCGCCGGGCACGCCCTGGACGCTGACGCCGCTGGAGCTCGCGCCGGAGGAATAA
- a CDS encoding ribose-phosphate pyrophosphokinase, whose translation MKIVACNSNRPLAQAVADALGIPLTNASVRRFADMEVFVEIHENIRGEDVFVIQSTSYPANDHLMELLITLDALRRSSARRVTAVVPYFGYARQDRKSSPRSPISAKLVANLITQAGADRVLTMDLHAGQIQGFFDIPVDNLYAAPLFARDIQDRYAGRELMVVSPDVGGVVRARAIAQRLNTDLAIIDKRRPQAGVSEVMNVIGDVSGRDCIVIDDIIDSGGTHCNAAEALIKNGARSVSVYVTHGVFSGGAVARVAQAPIESMAVTDTIAATDAVRNSNNIRQLPIAPLLAEAMRRISEESSVSSLFC comes from the coding sequence ATGAAGATCGTCGCCTGCAACAGCAATCGCCCCCTGGCCCAGGCGGTCGCGGATGCGCTGGGCATCCCGCTGACCAACGCCTCGGTGCGGCGCTTCGCCGACATGGAGGTCTTCGTGGAGATCCACGAGAACATCCGCGGCGAGGATGTCTTCGTGATCCAGTCCACCAGCTATCCGGCCAATGACCACCTGATGGAGCTGCTGATCACGCTGGACGCGCTGCGGCGTTCGTCCGCGCGGCGCGTGACGGCCGTGGTGCCCTATTTCGGCTATGCCCGGCAGGACCGGAAGAGCAGCCCGCGCTCGCCCATTTCGGCCAAGCTGGTGGCGAACCTCATCACCCAGGCGGGTGCCGACCGCGTGCTGACGATGGACCTGCATGCCGGGCAGATCCAGGGCTTCTTCGACATCCCGGTGGACAACCTCTATGCCGCGCCGCTCTTCGCGCGCGACATCCAGGACCGCTACGCCGGCCGCGAGCTGATGGTGGTCAGCCCCGATGTGGGCGGCGTGGTGCGCGCGCGCGCCATCGCGCAGCGGCTCAACACCGACCTCGCCATCATCGACAAGCGCCGGCCGCAGGCGGGCGTCTCCGAAGTGATGAACGTGATCGGCGACGTGTCGGGCCGCGACTGCATCGTGATCGATGATATCATCGACAGCGGCGGCACCCATTGCAACGCGGCCGAGGCGCTGATCAAGAACGGGGCGCGCAGCGTCTCCGTCTATGTCACGCATGGCGTCTTCTCGGGCGGCGCGGTGGCGCGGGTGGCGCAGGCCCCCATCGAATCCATGGCCGTGACCGACACCATCGCGGCGACCGATGCGGTGCGGAACTCCAACAATATCCGCCAGCTTCCCATCGCGCCCCTGCTGGCCGAGGCCATGCGGCGCATCAGCGAGGAGAGTTCCGTCTCCTCGCTGTTCTGCTGA
- a CDS encoding class I SAM-dependent methyltransferase, translating to MERLDAFMARAGAAYYARRAALGRDFTTAPEMSQAFGECLGLWCAVTWQAMGAPPRVVLAELGPGRGTLMADALRAVREMVPAFAAALDLHLVESSPLLRAAQAERLSATWHDSADTLPPGPMILLANEFFDALPIRQFVRRGAGWTERFVADGAFVEQPAEDQGEAPEGAVREVCEAGSAVAKSLAARLAREGGAALILDYGPAESGLGDTLQALRDNAAADPLAEPGSVDITAHVDFAALAAAGRGAGASTHGPIPMGVFLQRLGLMARSAMLARAAPAQAGAILAAAQRLVAPEGMGRLFKALALAHPALPTPAGFEN from the coding sequence ATGGAACGCCTGGACGCCTTCATGGCCCGTGCCGGCGCCGCCTACTACGCGCGCCGCGCCGCGCTGGGGCGCGACTTCACCACGGCGCCCGAGATGAGCCAGGCCTTCGGCGAATGCCTGGGCCTGTGGTGTGCCGTCACCTGGCAGGCCATGGGCGCGCCGCCGCGTGTGGTGCTGGCCGAACTCGGCCCCGGGCGCGGCACGCTGATGGCCGATGCGCTGCGGGCGGTGCGCGAGATGGTGCCCGCCTTCGCCGCCGCGCTGGATCTGCACCTGGTCGAGTCCTCGCCCCTGCTGCGGGCGGCGCAGGCGGAGCGGCTTTCCGCGACGTGGCATGACAGCGCCGACACCCTGCCCCCCGGCCCCATGATCCTCCTGGCCAATGAGTTCTTCGACGCCCTGCCCATCCGCCAATTCGTGCGAAGGGGCGCGGGCTGGACGGAGCGCTTCGTGGCCGATGGCGCCTTCGTGGAACAGCCGGCCGAGGACCAGGGCGAGGCGCCCGAAGGCGCGGTGCGCGAGGTCTGCGAGGCCGGTTCCGCCGTGGCCAAGAGCCTCGCCGCGCGGCTGGCGCGCGAGGGCGGGGCCGCGCTGATCCTGGACTATGGCCCGGCCGAATCCGGCCTGGGCGACACGCTCCAGGCGCTGCGCGACAACGCCGCCGCCGACCCCCTGGCCGAGCCTGGCAGCGTGGACATCACCGCCCATGTGGATTTCGCGGCCCTCGCCGCCGCGGGGCGCGGCGCCGGGGCGTCCACCCATGGCCCGATCCCGATGGGTGTCTTCCTGCAACGCCTCGGGCTCATGGCGCGCTCGGCCATGCTGGCGCGGGCGGCACCGGCCCAGGCGGGGGCCATCCTGGCCGCCGCGCAGCGCCTCGTGGCGCCCGAGGGCATGGGGCGGCTGTTCAAGGCGCTGGCCCTGGCGCACCCTGCCCTTCCCACTCCGGCAGGCTTCGAGAACTGA
- the pgeF gene encoding peptidoglycan editing factor PgeF, with translation MAEYLTHGALTARHGFFTRRGGVSGGGYASLNCGLRGDDDPANVAENRARATAALGAERLVSLRQVHGPAVVEAEPGWATLPEADALVTNRPGLALGIITADCAPVLFHDPVAGVAGAAHAGWRGAVAGVLEATVEAMVKLGAEPARIIAVIGPCIAQPSYEVRADLRDAVGDARFFAPGRDAAHFQFDLAGYCAHRLSGIGAALVLGVDTLADEARFFSHRRRTLAGGGPLGHQLSAIML, from the coding sequence ATGGCCGAATACCTGACCCATGGCGCGCTCACGGCCCGGCACGGCTTCTTCACCCGGCGCGGCGGCGTCTCGGGGGGCGGCTATGCCTCGCTGAATTGCGGGCTGCGCGGCGATGACGACCCGGCCAATGTCGCGGAGAACCGGGCGCGGGCCACGGCGGCGCTGGGGGCGGAGCGGCTTGTCTCGCTCCGCCAGGTCCATGGCCCGGCGGTGGTGGAGGCCGAACCCGGCTGGGCCACCCTGCCCGAGGCCGATGCGCTGGTGACCAACCGACCGGGCCTGGCGCTCGGCATCATCACCGCCGATTGCGCGCCCGTGCTTTTCCACGACCCCGTGGCCGGCGTGGCCGGCGCCGCCCATGCGGGCTGGCGCGGCGCGGTGGCGGGCGTGCTGGAAGCGACCGTGGAGGCCATGGTGAAGCTGGGCGCCGAGCCGGCGCGCATCATCGCCGTCATCGGCCCCTGCATCGCCCAGCCGAGCTATGAGGTGCGGGCCGATTTGCGGGATGCGGTGGGCGATGCGCGCTTCTTCGCCCCCGGCCGCGACGCGGCGCATTTCCAGTTCGACCTGGCCGGCTATTGCGCCCATCGCCTTTCGGGCATCGGCGCGGCGCTGGTGCTGGGGGTGGACACGCTGGCCGATGAGGCGCGCTTCTTCAGCCACCGCCGCCGCACATTGGCCGGCGGCGGACCCCTTGGACATCAGCTTTCCGCCATCATGCTATGA
- a CDS encoding PDDEXK-like family protein, whose product MSALGSGPMDTSFRSRASFGRRIEYWIIGQMLKHRLDVYVPLVDDFGIDAIIRKSDGTFIEVQIKARSENVRYGSAARFSAISHPEKRDNYFFIFYSEILKSTWILSSEEFIDEARQNKSGKNQGKRSIVFGLTRNQGSTGGHREVKNTKFDKYLDDNFSRFREAGAVVMPETPSQNDEI is encoded by the coding sequence GTGAGCGCATTAGGTAGCGGTCCCATGGATACGTCATTTCGCAGCAGGGCTTCATTTGGACGTCGAATTGAGTACTGGATTATTGGCCAGATGCTCAAACATCGCCTTGATGTTTACGTTCCACTTGTTGACGATTTCGGAATAGATGCCATTATCCGGAAGTCGGACGGAACTTTTATTGAAGTTCAGATCAAAGCGCGCTCCGAAAATGTCAGATACGGAAGCGCGGCACGCTTTTCGGCCATCTCACATCCTGAAAAGCGCGACAATTATTTTTTCATATTTTACTCGGAAATATTAAAATCGACTTGGATTCTTTCATCCGAGGAATTTATAGATGAAGCAAGACAAAATAAGTCGGGGAAAAATCAAGGAAAGCGCTCTATAGTATTTGGGCTTACCCGAAATCAGGGCAGCACAGGCGGACATAGAGAAGTAAAAAATACCAAGTTCGATAAGTATCTCGACGACAATTTTTCTCGATTTCGTGAAGCTGGTGCCGTAGTAATGCCGGAGACGCCGAGTCAAAATGACGAAATATAA
- the rfaE1 gene encoding D-glycero-beta-D-manno-heptose-7-phosphate kinase: protein MFDPSGRRVLVLGDVMLDRFVYGAAGRLSPEAPVPVVRLSERRAMAGGAGNVARNIQALGGEVLLLAAIGADAAGEELAALLGPAARLLRVPGRMTPVKLRVIAGRQQVVRVDEEEAAPLMDAAPLLDALPAALDGAQAVVLSDYAKGTLPPAVIAAAIAGARARGIPVLADPKGRDFARYAGVDVLTPNAGELAEAAGLPVATDAECEAAARHLLTRIEARAILATRSEKGMMLVPRDTPATLIPAMAREVFDVSGAGDTVIATLALGVASGLSLEAAMRAANAAAGVVVGKLGTATCSLAELEAALREGDGTLLTWPEAARQVRAWQAQGLRVGFANGCFDLLHAGHVGLLRAARGHCDRLVVALNDDASVARLKGPSRPINTLADRATVIGALAAVDAVVGFAEDTPLEAILALRPDVLFKGQDYRIEEVVGAPEIASWGGRTVLLELLPGRSTTGMVERMRS, encoded by the coding sequence ATGTTCGACCCCTCGGGACGCCGCGTCCTCGTTCTCGGCGATGTGATGCTGGACCGCTTCGTCTATGGCGCGGCGGGGCGCCTCTCGCCCGAGGCGCCGGTGCCGGTGGTGCGCCTGTCCGAACGCCGCGCCATGGCGGGCGGGGCGGGCAATGTCGCGCGCAACATCCAGGCCCTGGGCGGCGAGGTGCTTCTGTTGGCCGCCATCGGCGCCGATGCGGCGGGGGAGGAGCTGGCCGCGCTGCTCGGCCCCGCCGCGCGGCTGCTGCGCGTCCCCGGGCGCATGACGCCCGTGAAGCTGCGCGTCATCGCCGGCCGCCAGCAGGTGGTGCGGGTGGATGAGGAGGAGGCCGCGCCGCTCATGGACGCCGCCCCCCTGCTGGACGCCCTCCCCGCCGCGCTGGACGGCGCCCAGGCCGTGGTGCTGTCCGACTACGCCAAGGGCACCCTGCCCCCCGCCGTGATCGCGGCCGCCATCGCCGGCGCCCGCGCGCGCGGCATCCCCGTGCTGGCCGACCCCAAGGGGCGGGACTTCGCGCGCTATGCCGGGGTGGATGTGCTCACACCCAATGCCGGGGAGTTGGCCGAGGCGGCGGGCCTACCCGTCGCCACCGATGCCGAATGCGAAGCGGCGGCACGCCACCTGCTCACGCGGATCGAGGCCCGCGCCATCCTCGCCACCCGCAGCGAGAAGGGCATGATGCTGGTGCCGCGCGACACCCCCGCCACCCTCATCCCCGCCATGGCGCGCGAGGTCTTCGACGTCTCCGGCGCGGGCGACACGGTCATCGCGACCCTGGCGCTGGGCGTCGCCAGCGGGTTGTCGCTGGAGGCCGCTATGCGCGCGGCCAATGCGGCCGCGGGCGTGGTGGTGGGCAAGCTCGGCACCGCCACCTGCTCCCTGGCCGAGCTGGAAGCGGCGCTGCGCGAGGGTGACGGCACGCTGCTCACCTGGCCCGAGGCCGCGCGGCAGGTGCGCGCCTGGCAGGCCCAGGGGCTGCGGGTGGGCTTCGCCAATGGCTGCTTCGACCTGCTGCATGCCGGTCATGTCGGCCTGCTGCGCGCGGCCCGCGGCCATTGCGACCGGCTGGTGGTGGCGCTGAACGACGACGCCTCGGTGGCGCGGCTGAAAGGCCCCTCGCGCCCCATCAACACGCTCGCCGACCGCGCCACGGTCATCGGCGCCCTGGCCGCCGTGGACGCGGTGGTGGGCTTCGCCGAGGACACGCCGCTGGAAGCCATCCTCGCCCTGCGGCCGGACGTGCTGTTCAAGGGCCAGGACTACCGCATCGAGGAGGTGGTGGGCGCGCCGGAGATCGCCTCCTGGGGCGGGCGGACGGTGCTGCTGGAATTGCTGCCGGGCCGCTCCACCACCGGCATGGTCGAGAGGATGCGGTCATGA
- the mepA gene encoding penicillin-insensitive murein endopeptidase, with product MIRAVLLLLAFALPAQAQAPRSNAWAEVAGPTAGTARSIGGASLGCLAGGVQLPLEGVGYQAVRVSRNRHWGHPITIRFVQDFAAEAQRRGLPDLWIGDLAQPRGGPMPWGHVSHQTGLDVDIWLDLLPKPPQPRAAREEIRITSLVLPDQSGVDPRHFTARHAALIRQAAEHPGVDRVIVNHGIKRSLCAAHRGEAWLRRVRPWRGHDSHMHIRLRCAPGDAACQEAPPIPAGDGCDASLDWWLSEEARRPPRPPARPGPPPALPAACAGLLRAP from the coding sequence ATGATCCGTGCGGTGCTTCTGCTGCTGGCCTTCGCCTTGCCCGCCCAGGCGCAGGCGCCGCGCAGCAATGCCTGGGCCGAGGTGGCCGGCCCGACCGCCGGCACCGCGCGCTCCATCGGGGGCGCCTCGCTGGGCTGCCTCGCGGGCGGGGTGCAGCTTCCGCTGGAGGGCGTGGGCTACCAGGCGGTGCGCGTCTCGCGGAATCGGCATTGGGGCCACCCCATCACCATCCGCTTCGTGCAGGATTTCGCGGCCGAGGCGCAGCGGCGCGGCCTGCCCGACCTCTGGATCGGCGACCTGGCGCAGCCGCGCGGCGGGCCCATGCCCTGGGGCCATGTGAGCCACCAGACCGGCCTCGACGTGGACATTTGGCTCGATTTGCTGCCCAAGCCCCCGCAGCCGCGCGCGGCGCGGGAGGAGATCCGCATCACCTCGCTCGTGCTGCCCGACCAGTCGGGCGTGGACCCGCGCCACTTCACCGCCCGCCACGCGGCGCTGATCCGGCAGGCGGCGGAACATCCGGGCGTGGACCGCGTCATCGTGAACCATGGCATCAAGCGCAGCCTCTGCGCCGCCCATCGCGGCGAGGCCTGGCTGCGGCGCGTGCGCCCCTGGCGCGGGCATGACAGCCACATGCACATCCGCCTGCGCTGCGCCCCGGGCGATGCCGCCTGCCAGGAGGCGCCCCCCATCCCGGCCGGCGATGGCTGCGATGCGAGCCTCGACTGGTGGCTGAGCGAGGAGGCCCGCCGCCCGCCGCGCCCCCCTGCCCGCCCCGGCCCGCCGCCCGCCCTGCCCGCCGCCTGCGCGGGGCTGCTGCGCGCGCCCTGA